A genomic window from Cloacibacillus evryensis DSM 19522 includes:
- the galE gene encoding UDP-glucose 4-epimerase GalE produces the protein MKNILVTGGAGFIGSHTCAALLDAGYSVVIADDFSNSKPQTLERIGEITGRDFVFCEADVTDRAAVARIFDENKIDGVIHFAGFKAVGESVEKPLEYYYNNLVSTIELARACVTHGVKHFVFSSSATVYGDNQAPFVETMPLLPATNPYGETKVISEKILSDTAKANPGFSVALLRYFNPIGAHESGLIGEAPNGIPNNLMPYITKVAKGELKELRVFGSDYDTPDGTGVRDYIHVMDLAEGHAAALEKMGEGVSVYNLGTGKGTSVLELVTAFERVNEIKIPYRITPRRAGDIAVCYAETKKAERELGWKARRTVEEMCRDAWRFEKGLTR, from the coding sequence ATGAAGAACATACTTGTAACGGGCGGCGCCGGCTTCATCGGTTCGCATACCTGCGCGGCGCTGCTTGACGCCGGATATTCCGTCGTCATCGCCGACGACTTTTCCAACAGCAAACCGCAGACATTGGAGCGCATCGGCGAGATAACGGGGCGCGATTTCGTATTCTGCGAGGCCGACGTGACAGACAGGGCTGCGGTCGCGCGCATATTTGACGAAAACAAGATCGACGGCGTCATCCACTTCGCCGGCTTCAAAGCGGTAGGCGAGTCCGTGGAAAAGCCGCTGGAATATTACTACAACAACCTTGTGAGCACGATCGAACTGGCAAGGGCCTGCGTAACTCACGGGGTGAAGCATTTTGTCTTTTCATCCTCCGCCACGGTCTACGGCGACAACCAGGCGCCCTTCGTGGAGACGATGCCGCTTTTGCCGGCGACCAATCCCTACGGAGAGACAAAGGTGATAAGCGAAAAGATACTCTCGGACACAGCCAAAGCCAATCCGGGCTTCTCCGTGGCGCTGCTGCGCTACTTCAACCCCATCGGCGCGCACGAGAGCGGGCTCATCGGCGAAGCGCCCAACGGCATCCCTAATAATTTGATGCCCTACATCACGAAGGTCGCCAAAGGCGAGCTGAAAGAGCTGCGGGTCTTCGGCAGCGACTACGACACGCCGGACGGCACCGGCGTGCGCGATTATATCCACGTGATGGACCTCGCGGAGGGACACGCGGCGGCCCTGGAAAAGATGGGCGAGGGAGTGTCGGTCTACAACCTCGGCACCGGCAAAGGCACCTCGGTGCTGGAATTGGTCACGGCCTTCGAGCGGGTCAATGAAATAAAGATACCCTACCGCATAACGCCGCGCCGCGCCGGAGACATCGCCGTCTGCTACGCGGAGACGAAAAAAGCCGAACGGGAACTGGGCTGGAAAGCCCGCCGCACGGTAGAGGAAATGTGCCGGGATGCGTGGCGGTTTGAGAAAGGACTAACAAGGTAA
- a CDS encoding glycosyltransferase family 2 protein, whose product MTFKILIGSPVKQKKNILREFLTSLCELNKTNCAVDYLFVDDCDEQASSDMLSKFHSGNSKVTVIKSDSIIQNKSDYDLHNWDYAVIDRVAKLKNMIIEFSCQEKYDYLFLIDSDIVLHVETLQRLLSVQKDIVSNIFWTKISRWDYYEPQVWLMDQRWFFDPSDPKAENRIYRTAKHMEFIETLKKKGTYRVGGLGACTLISRKVNLAGVNFSKLYNISFWGEDRAYCIRAVAAGFELYVDTYYPAYHIYRECYLAGVSDFKRNGFDFDKEMDTLSLMDKLKRYYRTVKIAVRCKLYHLLYKE is encoded by the coding sequence ATGACCTTTAAGATATTGATAGGAAGCCCTGTAAAACAAAAAAAGAATATCCTAAGGGAATTCCTTACCTCGTTATGCGAATTGAATAAAACTAATTGTGCTGTAGATTATCTCTTCGTTGATGATTGCGATGAGCAAGCTTCTTCCGATATGCTGTCCAAGTTTCATTCTGGAAATTCAAAAGTGACAGTGATCAAATCCGATTCTATAATCCAAAATAAAAGCGATTATGATTTGCATAATTGGGATTATGCGGTTATTGATAGGGTAGCCAAGTTAAAGAATATGATAATTGAATTTTCTTGTCAGGAAAAATATGATTATCTTTTTCTGATTGATTCAGATATCGTGTTACATGTAGAAACTCTCCAGCGTTTATTATCGGTGCAAAAAGATATCGTTTCCAATATTTTTTGGACTAAAATATCTAGATGGGACTACTATGAGCCACAAGTTTGGCTAATGGATCAACGTTGGTTTTTCGACCCTTCTGACCCTAAAGCAGAAAACAGAATATACCGTACGGCAAAGCATATGGAATTTATAGAAACGCTTAAGAAAAAGGGAACTTATCGGGTTGGTGGTTTAGGGGCATGTACTTTAATTTCCAGAAAAGTCAATTTAGCTGGCGTAAATTTCTCTAAACTTTATAATATTTCTTTCTGGGGGGAAGATAGAGCGTATTGCATAAGGGCTGTTGCCGCGGGATTTGAGCTGTACGTAGATACATATTACCCGGCTTATCATATCTACAGAGAGTGTTATCTTGCCGGCGTTTCTGATTTCAAGAGGAATGGTTTTGATTTTGATAAAGAGATGGATACGTTGTCATTGATGGATAAATTGAAAAGATATTATAGAACGGTAAAAATTGCCGTTAGGTGTAAATTATACCATTTACTATATAAAGAATAA
- a CDS encoding O-antigen ligase family protein, which translates to MSLFKDYMFSAFDRLFGAEINKFRAGQLLFISAITLGLFFSDTARKILLICALFCLTKEQLKDKFYVSWTKGQKITGSILLLLCAWIFFIPLFFGVDPLMERLQSTGWLIELLIWMWATLVFAKDPFFLKNIEKFAIAACLFYSVLALCQRYSLGFAVDFSNWPLRLGAWSVGTILSVMLPWVLYDLIVETSRRKIIGLLFVLILMSATLILTLYTTFWLVLLVQTVVTLFILSLFSKRHFLKIFTLSLALLIILTIVLYSVSLLYKNLYDGFFVQLYQLSLDGFNAEKFTNHRYHIWVEAVNHIKLRPILGYGWAEFSNFSIEERVHTHSAFLQAAWTAGWPAALLLLAFLSNLIYRCATLMQKKKKLLVVPFIVLLVVFTYMTCGILDDMFRATRRIVTLYWVTFTLVLTPLINYNKNDSTNL; encoded by the coding sequence ATGTCCTTATTCAAAGATTATATGTTTTCCGCATTTGATAGGCTATTTGGAGCCGAAATCAACAAATTCCGAGCAGGACAGCTTCTTTTTATCTCCGCTATTACCCTGGGGCTATTTTTCAGCGACACTGCCAGAAAAATATTATTAATATGTGCGTTGTTTTGCCTAACTAAAGAGCAGTTGAAGGATAAGTTTTATGTTTCGTGGACAAAAGGACAAAAAATAACTGGCAGCATTTTGCTGCTGTTATGTGCCTGGATATTTTTCATTCCGCTGTTTTTTGGAGTAGATCCGCTGATGGAACGGCTACAGTCTACTGGATGGCTTATCGAACTGTTGATATGGATGTGGGCAACCCTGGTTTTTGCAAAAGATCCTTTCTTTCTCAAAAATATCGAAAAATTTGCAATTGCCGCTTGTCTATTTTACTCGGTTTTGGCGTTATGCCAGCGTTATTCATTGGGATTTGCCGTTGATTTTTCAAACTGGCCTTTGCGGCTTGGTGCATGGAGCGTTGGTACTATCCTTTCTGTCATGCTGCCATGGGTACTGTACGATTTGATAGTAGAAACATCACGCCGGAAAATCATTGGCTTGCTTTTTGTCCTTATATTAATGTCAGCAACACTTATATTGACACTATATACTACTTTTTGGCTGGTATTATTGGTGCAGACTGTTGTAACACTGTTTATTTTATCGCTATTTTCAAAACGGCATTTTCTTAAAATATTCACATTGTCACTGGCGTTATTGATAATATTGACTATTGTGTTATACTCGGTTTCGCTTCTTTACAAAAATTTGTATGATGGTTTCTTTGTTCAATTATACCAATTGTCACTTGATGGTTTTAACGCAGAAAAATTTACAAATCATCGGTATCATATTTGGGTGGAGGCAGTTAACCACATAAAGTTGCGCCCGATATTAGGATATGGGTGGGCAGAGTTTTCAAATTTTTCTATTGAAGAAAGAGTTCATACTCACTCTGCCTTTCTACAGGCTGCTTGGACAGCTGGATGGCCAGCGGCCCTGTTGTTGCTGGCGTTTTTGTCCAATCTAATTTACCGGTGTGCAACCTTAATGCAAAAAAAGAAAAAGTTATTAGTCGTGCCATTTATTGTGTTATTAGTGGTTTTCACGTATATGACATGTGGGATATTAGACGATATGTTTAGAGCTACGAGACGAATAGTAACCCTATATTGGGTAACTTTTACGTTAGTGCTTACACCACTGATCAATTATAATAAAAACGATAGTACCAATCTATGA
- a CDS encoding glycosyltransferase family 2 protein: MFPKISVIIPAYNLEKLVGKALEAIAKQDYPELEIIVVDDSSNDGTAAAAKAVLANCCFAHRIIVHERNRGVAAARNTGIDNVTGEFFAFFDGDDFCEPNLFSLLYAAAEKAGGADVTMCGRKVYCSDTGKIKNFPVEDNGANWSVSPQSAARAKIMSIYEVSICTLYKTEFIKRCGIKNYEGCRAGEDGEFFLKALVRAKSCAVVSECPYVYVEHPAMGSKNFDRKVRVERYGDNAKALERCCRYIEEYGSDKGLLDITKYKLYPETLFRLLSYAAMNDNETEFVKIREKTPVAVFLGSWHVFFHKPEYFLKAILFLLLPKLYYAYYRRKKP, encoded by the coding sequence ATGTTTCCTAAAATCAGTGTCATCATCCCAGCATATAATCTCGAGAAGCTGGTAGGAAAAGCCCTCGAGGCAATAGCTAAGCAAGATTATCCTGAACTTGAGATAATCGTGGTCGACGACAGTTCTAACGACGGGACCGCGGCAGCCGCCAAAGCCGTGCTTGCAAACTGCTGTTTTGCGCACAGAATAATAGTGCACGAACGCAATAGAGGGGTGGCCGCAGCCCGTAATACGGGGATCGACAACGTTACTGGCGAATTCTTTGCTTTCTTCGACGGAGATGATTTTTGCGAACCTAACCTGTTCTCTTTGCTCTACGCTGCTGCGGAGAAAGCTGGAGGCGCGGATGTTACCATGTGCGGCCGGAAGGTATATTGTTCTGACACAGGGAAGATTAAAAATTTCCCTGTGGAGGATAACGGAGCGAACTGGAGTGTATCTCCTCAGTCCGCAGCACGCGCAAAAATAATGAGTATATATGAAGTTTCGATATGCACGCTTTATAAGACTGAATTTATAAAGCGCTGTGGAATAAAAAATTACGAGGGTTGCCGCGCCGGTGAAGACGGAGAATTCTTTTTGAAGGCATTGGTGCGCGCTAAAAGCTGTGCTGTAGTAAGCGAGTGCCCATACGTATACGTTGAGCATCCGGCGATGGGTTCTAAAAATTTCGATAGGAAGGTTCGCGTTGAGCGCTATGGCGATAACGCGAAAGCGCTTGAGCGGTGCTGTCGCTACATTGAGGAATATGGAAGCGATAAAGGTCTGCTTGATATAACCAAATATAAACTCTATCCAGAGACGCTTTTCAGGCTTTTGTCATATGCCGCTATGAATGACAACGAAACAGAGTTCGTAAAAATCAGGGAAAAAACTCCCGTGGCAGTTTTTCTAGGAAGCTGGCATGTTTTTTTTCATAAGCCTGAATATTTTTTAAAGGCAATATTGTTCCTTCTGCTTCCGAAGCTTTATTACGCGTACTATCGACGTAAAAAGCCGTGA
- a CDS encoding glycosyltransferase family 8 protein: MDNYIHAALAFCDPKGTYSRHAAVVMASMFENTKDKIFLHIIHDDTLSSHNREKLKATAENYGQRIEFINVESLLEGTSIDVSKLTIDGARGTLFRLLIPQLINEKKILYLDCDLIIDLDIAELWNEPLDGKTIGAVCDVWSLDYIKGTPVPWRYALAWEIMGIRNDSYFNAGVTIMDLERIRDRYDFLKEVETFYDKYKKCITLADQDCLNYIFAGDVQFLDHRYNRIDLKSFTDEGHGSIWHMAGGAKPWTLCSKGKVDELYWHFLSKTAYCGGQEELTALIVSSLAESPFMHRHSSDCIKRLKKQLADNIFRSHIWTVPYLLAMKFFGARAEKRNIKR; encoded by the coding sequence ATGGATAATTATATTCATGCGGCGCTGGCATTCTGCGACCCCAAAGGGACCTATTCGCGCCATGCCGCGGTCGTGATGGCTTCCATGTTCGAGAATACAAAAGACAAGATTTTTCTCCACATAATCCATGATGATACGCTTTCTTCCCATAATCGCGAGAAACTCAAAGCAACTGCGGAAAATTATGGACAGCGTATCGAATTTATAAACGTTGAAAGCCTGCTGGAAGGCACATCGATTGACGTGAGCAAACTGACGATTGACGGCGCAAGAGGAACTCTATTTCGGTTGCTGATCCCACAGCTCATCAACGAAAAAAAAATCCTCTATCTTGACTGTGACCTTATAATCGACCTCGACATAGCAGAGCTCTGGAACGAGCCGCTTGACGGCAAAACGATCGGTGCGGTATGTGACGTATGGTCGCTGGACTATATCAAGGGAACGCCAGTGCCATGGAGATACGCTTTGGCTTGGGAGATAATGGGTATACGGAATGATTCTTATTTTAACGCAGGCGTCACCATCATGGATCTTGAGAGGATTCGCGACCGTTATGACTTTCTCAAAGAAGTTGAAACCTTCTATGACAAATACAAAAAGTGCATAACTCTCGCTGATCAGGACTGTCTCAATTATATATTCGCGGGCGACGTCCAGTTCCTTGACCATAGATACAACAGAATCGACCTCAAAAGTTTTACAGACGAAGGACACGGTTCGATTTGGCACATGGCGGGCGGCGCAAAACCGTGGACGCTCTGCTCTAAAGGAAAAGTCGACGAATTATATTGGCACTTTTTATCAAAAACAGCCTACTGCGGCGGGCAGGAAGAGCTGACAGCGCTGATAGTATCAAGCCTCGCTGAGTCGCCTTTCATGCACAGACACTCTTCGGACTGTATAAAGAGGCTCAAAAAGCAGCTCGCCGATAATATTTTCAGGAGCCATATCTGGACGGTGCCCTATCTGCTGGCGATGAAATTCTTTGGCGCGCGGGCAGAGAAGAGGAACATTAAAAGATGA
- a CDS encoding glycosyltransferase family 4 protein, protein MKIIEILPELDIGGVERHVIDLTSELARRGHQILVVSAGGKMQKQLSPQVRHRRLSVHKKNPFTGYFCARTISSWVRSEGWQLIHAHSRVPAWIASWVSSMTGIPFIVTAHVDFGNKSPWIYAPYRKAVKTICVSSAVQNAMKDCFYENTQVILNGLDEPAYHWSPQQPQPVKFLFVGRLSPVKGLQNALKAMPAEGRWTLDVLGDGPIIEDLRQEAKELGLADRVTFHGYSERADEYMASSSCLLFPSYTEGMPLTLARAIQIGIPVIASNIGPVSEMLGGTDGLIDPEDLDGWRAAIKKFIDTAEPPCCFPKSSVPTLDAMTDSVEKIYLAAAALR, encoded by the coding sequence ATGAAGATAATCGAAATACTTCCCGAGCTGGATATTGGCGGGGTAGAGCGCCACGTTATAGACCTCACCTCCGAGCTTGCGCGGCGCGGCCATCAAATACTCGTCGTCTCCGCCGGGGGCAAAATGCAGAAACAGCTCTCCCCACAGGTAAGACACCGCCGCCTCAGCGTTCATAAAAAGAATCCGTTCACAGGCTATTTTTGCGCGAGAACAATATCATCATGGGTACGCAGCGAGGGCTGGCAGCTGATCCACGCCCATTCGCGGGTACCGGCGTGGATCGCCTCGTGGGTCTCTTCCATGACCGGCATACCATTCATCGTCACGGCGCACGTGGATTTCGGCAACAAAAGTCCCTGGATATACGCTCCCTATAGAAAGGCAGTAAAGACCATCTGCGTAAGCTCCGCCGTTCAAAACGCGATGAAAGACTGTTTCTACGAAAACACCCAAGTCATTCTCAACGGTCTTGACGAACCTGCATATCATTGGAGCCCGCAGCAGCCGCAGCCTGTAAAATTTCTCTTCGTCGGACGCCTCTCACCCGTCAAAGGGCTTCAAAACGCTCTCAAAGCAATGCCCGCTGAAGGGAGGTGGACTCTCGACGTCCTCGGCGACGGCCCTATTATAGAAGACTTGCGCCAGGAGGCAAAAGAGCTTGGGCTCGCTGACAGAGTTACATTCCATGGCTATTCGGAGCGGGCGGACGAATACATGGCTTCATCTTCCTGCCTGCTCTTCCCCTCTTACACGGAGGGGATGCCCTTGACGCTCGCGCGCGCCATTCAGATCGGAATCCCGGTGATCGCTTCAAATATCGGCCCGGTATCGGAAATGCTCGGGGGTACGGATGGACTCATTGATCCGGAAGACCTTGACGGCTGGAGGGCAGCGATCAAAAAATTCATAGACACGGCCGAGCCGCCCTGCTGTTTCCCTAAGTCGTCGGTGCCGACGCTCGATGCCATGACAGATTCCGTAGAAAAAATATACCTCGCCGCGGCAGCCTTGAGATGA
- a CDS encoding glycosyltransferase family 4 protein — MKVLHYVNENNLSWGRSWGSLLKKLESLGVENAVVCKSGGTLSRLLRESSIRCSEADVLLADLPVTALGFAQALRGAAPELIHTRLSSGARIGGWWGKKLGIPVLSTLDKFAKIKYYRDCTYLAACSEAVRHDAVSKGFPSERAVVIHNSIDSSHYRRNERVGREMRVKLNLPDSHLLITAAGRFDDGKGFELLLRAYRDFSLLASGPQTKLMLLGDGPFRGRLESLTRELDITEDVIMPGFVEDVRPWLWGSDIFVFPSDGPDAFGLSLLEAMAAGLPVAASDCGGPGELIKDGESGLLVQRGDQNALCTALSKLASAPTLRASLAKCAERRADDFSVDSIAASTVDCYRKILRDRNAVI, encoded by the coding sequence ATGAAGGTCCTTCACTACGTCAATGAAAATAATTTATCGTGGGGACGCTCGTGGGGCAGCCTGCTGAAAAAACTTGAGTCACTCGGTGTAGAGAATGCCGTCGTATGTAAGAGCGGCGGGACTCTGAGCCGCCTCCTTCGTGAGAGTTCTATCCGTTGCTCGGAAGCCGATGTCCTCCTTGCCGATCTCCCAGTAACCGCCCTTGGGTTCGCTCAGGCCCTGCGCGGAGCCGCGCCGGAGCTGATACATACCAGGCTCTCATCTGGCGCCCGTATAGGGGGGTGGTGGGGGAAGAAACTGGGGATACCGGTACTCTCGACGCTCGATAAGTTCGCAAAGATAAAGTATTATCGCGATTGTACGTATTTAGCGGCTTGCTCAGAAGCCGTCAGACACGACGCTGTAAGCAAAGGTTTTCCAAGCGAGCGCGCTGTCGTGATACATAATTCTATAGACAGCAGTCACTATCGGCGCAATGAAAGAGTTGGACGCGAGATGAGGGTAAAGCTTAACCTCCCCGACAGTCATCTTTTGATAACGGCGGCCGGACGTTTCGACGATGGCAAGGGCTTTGAACTGCTGCTCAGAGCTTATAGAGATTTTTCACTGCTTGCCTCTGGACCGCAGACAAAGCTGATGCTGCTCGGAGACGGCCCTTTCCGCGGCAGACTTGAGAGCCTTACGCGTGAACTGGACATAACGGAGGACGTTATAATGCCAGGTTTTGTGGAAGATGTGCGGCCATGGCTTTGGGGCTCGGATATATTCGTCTTTCCTTCCGACGGACCTGATGCATTTGGCCTCTCACTGCTTGAGGCGATGGCCGCGGGACTGCCAGTCGCAGCCTCCGATTGCGGCGGGCCAGGAGAGCTGATAAAAGACGGAGAAAGCGGCCTCCTGGTACAGCGCGGTGATCAGAACGCCCTCTGCACCGCCCTCTCGAAGCTTGCCTCCGCCCCGACGCTCCGCGCGTCGCTTGCAAAATGCGCCGAACGCAGAGCCGACGACTTCAGCGTCGATTCCATCGCCGCGTCCACTGTGGATTGCTACCGCAAGATATTACGGGACAGGAATGCTGTGATATGA
- a CDS encoding type II secretion system F family protein, with amino-acid sequence MPLFKAEVYTLTGEKKQLRKEAPSENDLLRELGEAKYVIISVKEEKPRTWSFSGKTRKKNLTLEEQHLFCTTLSSFMRSGLSMTEVLRLLQKQTRDKNLKPIYTRLRESVEGGRSLAGSMTALGVFRPSLVGMVESGEKSASLADILEKAGELIQNEISLRRKIQSSLTYPVLMLIVGLGVVVFLLSFVVPRLTALVVESGAELPFITKMLIFISDAVRVGFLPFAAVVALIIFWMRRNNKKISMPMFKDIHDNLSFALIFSQTGTLLRAGIPLVQALKLTEPLDPVKGRLSVVAEHIRQGYRFSQALEKEGSFPEEIVTIIRVGESGSNLPDAAVRLGSSCWEYAQSSMQKWATLAEPMIILVMGVLVGFVVVAVLLPIFDLSSLAGR; translated from the coding sequence ATGCCGCTCTTCAAGGCCGAAGTCTACACCCTTACCGGGGAGAAAAAACAGCTGCGCAAGGAGGCGCCGAGCGAAAACGACCTGCTCCGCGAACTCGGCGAGGCGAAATATGTAATAATCAGCGTGAAAGAAGAAAAACCGCGCACATGGTCCTTCTCCGGAAAAACACGCAAAAAAAACCTTACGCTCGAAGAACAGCACCTGTTCTGCACGACGCTCTCATCCTTCATGCGCAGCGGGCTCTCCATGACCGAAGTGCTGCGGCTGCTGCAAAAACAGACGCGCGATAAAAACCTCAAGCCGATCTATACGCGGCTGAGGGAGTCGGTGGAGGGCGGACGCTCGCTCGCCGGTTCGATGACGGCGCTTGGCGTCTTCCGCCCGAGCCTTGTCGGCATGGTCGAATCCGGCGAAAAATCGGCCTCCCTCGCGGACATCCTTGAAAAAGCCGGCGAGCTCATCCAAAATGAGATATCGCTGCGCCGGAAGATACAATCCTCGCTGACCTACCCGGTCCTGATGCTTATCGTCGGCCTTGGCGTCGTCGTCTTCCTCCTCAGCTTCGTCGTGCCGCGCCTCACGGCGCTCGTCGTGGAGTCGGGCGCGGAACTGCCCTTCATAACCAAGATGCTGATCTTCATTTCCGACGCCGTGCGCGTCGGCTTCCTGCCCTTTGCGGCCGTTGTGGCGCTTATCATCTTCTGGATGCGCCGCAACAACAAAAAAATATCGATGCCGATGTTCAAAGATATCCATGACAACCTGAGCTTCGCGCTGATCTTCAGCCAGACCGGCACGCTGCTGCGCGCCGGCATACCGCTCGTGCAGGCGCTTAAACTGACGGAGCCGCTCGACCCCGTCAAGGGACGCCTCTCCGTCGTCGCCGAACACATTCGTCAGGGCTACCGTTTTTCGCAGGCGCTGGAAAAAGAGGGCTCGTTCCCCGAAGAGATCGTGACGATAATCCGCGTCGGCGAAAGCGGCAGCAACCTCCCCGACGCCGCCGTGCGCCTCGGCTCCAGCTGCTGGGAATACGCCCAGTCATCAATGCAGAAATGGGCGACCCTCGCCGAACCGATGATCATTCTGGTGATGGGAGTGCTGGTAGGCTTCGTAGTCGTCGCGGTGCTGCTGCCGATATTCGATTTGTCGAGTTTGGCGGGAAGATAG
- a CDS encoding GspE/PulE family protein: MTEQSLKDLNITPESVLELIPSGVSLDALRDKCFVPISRDGEVVTFAAADLSCIVETQLLAASMGASADARLFPPAEIQNLIRGLYDIKSGVGQDTLNAIEEVDDLSELARQEVMSDSVDAPVVKLVNGILMESLRERATDIHIEPYEDRVAVRYRVDGVLSDRYALSKGHQSPVTSRIKVMANMDIAERFVPQDGRIGISLGDRLVDIRVSSLPTQHGERLVLRLLDKTRGLLTLEDLGMKAYERERLENLIRRPNGMILFTGPTGSGKSTSLYAILQALARPQVNIITVEDPIEYDLPGVGQVQVNEKAGLTFANTLRSILRQDPDIIMIGEMRDFDTAHIGIQASLTGHLVFSTLHTNDSISAVTRLSDMGVEPYLISGSLLGVVAQRLVRRVCPHCKKEIPTSGVVLRNGIEKAWRGAGCERCNGTGYRGRFGLYEQFDVTPEIQDAIARGAPMHELRDLARKGGFATLLELGLQAVREGETTPEEMLRVVGEV; this comes from the coding sequence ATGACGGAGCAGTCGCTGAAAGACTTGAACATAACGCCCGAGAGCGTGCTTGAGCTTATCCCTTCGGGGGTGAGTCTGGACGCGCTGCGCGACAAGTGTTTCGTGCCCATCTCTCGGGACGGGGAGGTCGTCACCTTTGCGGCGGCTGACCTTTCCTGCATCGTCGAGACGCAGCTGCTTGCGGCCTCAATGGGAGCCAGCGCCGACGCCAGGCTCTTCCCCCCCGCGGAGATACAGAACCTCATCCGCGGCCTCTATGACATCAAGAGCGGAGTTGGGCAGGATACGCTGAACGCCATCGAAGAGGTGGACGACCTCTCCGAGCTCGCGCGCCAGGAGGTCATGAGCGACAGCGTCGACGCGCCGGTCGTCAAGCTCGTCAACGGCATCCTCATGGAGTCCCTGCGCGAGCGCGCGACGGACATCCACATCGAACCTTACGAGGACCGCGTCGCCGTGCGCTACCGCGTCGACGGCGTCCTCTCCGACCGCTACGCCCTCTCCAAGGGCCATCAGTCGCCTGTGACGAGCCGCATCAAGGTCATGGCCAACATGGACATCGCCGAGCGTTTCGTGCCTCAGGACGGGCGCATCGGCATCAGCCTCGGAGACCGCCTCGTCGACATCCGCGTCAGCTCGCTGCCGACGCAGCACGGCGAACGCCTCGTGCTGCGCCTGCTCGACAAGACGCGTGGTCTGCTGACCCTTGAAGACCTGGGAATGAAGGCCTATGAACGCGAAAGGCTGGAAAACCTCATCCGCCGTCCCAACGGCATGATACTCTTCACGGGGCCGACCGGCTCCGGCAAAAGCACGAGCCTTTACGCGATCCTGCAGGCGCTCGCGCGGCCGCAGGTGAACATCATCACCGTCGAAGACCCGATAGAATACGACCTGCCAGGCGTAGGCCAGGTGCAGGTCAACGAAAAGGCGGGGCTCACCTTCGCCAACACCCTGCGCTCGATCCTGCGCCAGGACCCCGATATCATCATGATCGGAGAAATGCGGGACTTCGATACCGCGCACATCGGCATTCAGGCTTCGCTTACGGGGCATTTAGTCTTCTCCACGCTCCACACCAACGATTCGATCAGCGCCGTCACGCGACTCTCCGACATGGGCGTCGAGCCATACCTAATCTCCGGCTCGCTGCTCGGCGTCGTCGCCCAGCGCCTCGTGCGCCGCGTCTGCCCGCACTGTAAAAAAGAGATACCGACCTCCGGCGTCGTCCTCAGAAACGGCATCGAAAAGGCCTGGCGCGGCGCCGGCTGCGAACGCTGCAACGGCACCGGCTACCGCGGACGTTTCGGCCTCTACGAACAGTTCGACGTCACTCCCGAGATACAGGACGCCATCGCCCGCGGCGCACCGATGCACGAGCTGCGGGACCTCGCGCGCAAGGGTGGTTTCGCGACACTGCTGGAGCTTGGGCTGCAGGCCGTCCGCGAGGGAGAGACGACGCCGGAAGAGATGCTGCGCGTCGTCGGCGAGGTGTAG